Proteins encoded within one genomic window of Budorcas taxicolor isolate Tak-1 chromosome 12, Takin1.1, whole genome shotgun sequence:
- the LOC128057756 gene encoding 60S ribosomal protein L23a-like, whose amino-acid sequence MKMAPKAKKEAPAPPKAEAKAKALKAKKAVLKDVHSHKKKKIRTSPTFRRPKTLRLRRQPKYPRESAPRRNKLDHYAIIKFPLTTESAMKKIEDNNTLVFIVDVKANKHQIKQALKKLYDIDVAKVNTLIRPDGEKKAYVQLPPDYDALDVANKIEII is encoded by the coding sequence ATGAAGATGGCACCGAAGGCAAAGAAGGAAGCCCCTGCCCCTCCTAAagctgaagccaaagcaaaagctTTGAAGGCCAAGAAAGCAGTGTTGAAAGATGTCCACagccacaagaaaaagaagatcCGGACGTCACCCACCTTCCGGCGGCCCAAAACACTGCGGCTCAGGAGGCAGCCCAAATATCCTCGGGAGAGCGCCCCTAGGAGAAACAAACTTGACCACTATGCTATCATCAAATTCCCCCTCACCACCGAGTCAGCCATGAAGAAAATAGAAGACAACAACACACTGGTGTTCATTGTGGATGTCAAGGCCAACAAACACCAAATCAAACAGGCTTTGAAGAAGCTCTATGACATTGACGTGGCCAAGGTCAATACTCTGATCAGGCCTGATGGAGAGAAGAAGGCATATGTTCAACTGCCTCCTGACTATGATGCTTTGGATGTTGCCAACAAAATTGAGATCATCTAA